Proteins co-encoded in one Arachis hypogaea cultivar Tifrunner chromosome 11, arahy.Tifrunner.gnm2.J5K5, whole genome shotgun sequence genomic window:
- the LOC112720235 gene encoding zinc finger CCCH domain-containing protein 18 — MGSEEEKVLEKQLEHQLQEQRDSLSAIDDALLADPSNTELLAVHGELVQAIKDAEEGLLHLKRARLLQEADLVLHSTNLFAEEEKVEALDPTDEPEPLEESCYSVGSKCRFRHKDGRWYNGQVVQLDKSAAKLSFLTPTSENMLICKFFLQQRCRFGTNCRLSHGVDVQLSSLKKYVPTIWKPSLVGSSIWAVSNAHAGIWKRAELESWDEDVGAGQVVFRDDGSSAKLGAEEMVLSEYAEVSDTESDSSLENSDSSDYEEEESQGLGFLESTNLQRGVQTETAIFAKWENHTRGVASKMMANMGYREGMGLGITGQGMLDPITVKVLPAKQSLDHALESQKGEEDTEKQSKKRSRGGKRKRDKKLMEAIRAAKEDDESNVDVFTLINNQLAVHGQALNGGSGKKQSKDSAEGKKVDRRTLIAYEDEVKDLKLRVEKLEAIVNINRKEKAVYEAAMRKLAETRKALAEAEATHASASNAVVSKEKEKRWLKF, encoded by the exons ATGGGTAGCGAAGAAGAGAAGGTTCTAGAGAAACAACTTGAGCATCAATTGCAAGAGCAAAGGGATTCTCTCTCTGCTATCGACGACGCTCTTCTCGCTGATCCATCCAACACCGAGCTTCTCGCG GTTCATGGGGAGCTTGTTCAGGCAATTAAGGATGCAGAGGAAGGACTTCTTCACCTAAAACGGGCAAGATTATTACAGGAAGCAGATTTGGTGTTGCACAGCACTAATCTTTTTGCTGAAGAAGAGAAAGTAGAGGCTCTTGACCCCACAGATGAACCAGAGCCACTGGAGGAAAGTTGTTATTCTGTTGGATCTAAATGCAGATTCCGTCACAAAGATGGGAGATGGTACAATGGTCAAGTGGTACAGTTGGATAAGTCAGCAGCGAAACTTTCATTCCTTACTCCTACATCTGAGAACATGCTG ATCTGCAAGTTCTTTTTACAACAACGATGTCGATTTGGTACTAACTGTCGCCTGTCACATG GAGTTGATGTTCAATTGTCCTCACTGAAGAAATATGTCCCAACAATATGGAAGCCATCCTTGGTGGGGTCGAGTATATGGGCAGTCTCAAATGCTCATGCGGGCATTTGGAAGCGAGCTGAGCTCGAGTCTTGGGACGAGGATGTCGGAGCTGGACAAGTTGTTTTCCGAGATGATGGAAGTTCAGCAAAGCTTGGGGCTGAAGAAATGGTATTGTCTGAGTATGCGGAAGTGAGTGACACAGAGAGTGATTCCAGCTTAGAAAACTCCGACTCTAGTGACTATGAGGAAGAGGAATCACAAGGTTTAGGATTTCTTGAGAGCACCAACCTACAAAGGGGTGTTCAGACCGAAACTGCTATATTTGCCAAGTGGGAGAACCACACTAGAGGCGTAGCATCGAAAATGATGGCTAATATGGGTTACCGAGAAGGAATGGGTTTAGGCATAACTGGTCAGGGGATGCTAGATCCCATAACAGTGAAAGTCCTACCGGCAAAGCAATCGTTAGATCATGCACTTGAGTCTCAAAAAGGAGAAGAGGATACAGAGAAACAAAGCAAGAAACGGAGCCGTGGTGGTAAAAGAAAGCGCGATAAGAAATTAATGGAAGCAATTCGAGCAGCAAAAGAAGACGACGAATCGAATGTAGACGTCTTTACACTAATAAATAATCAACTGGCAGTGCACGGCCAAGCTTTAAATGGTGGATCAGGGAAAAAGCAGAGCAAAGATTCCGCAGAAGGTAAAAAGGTGGATAGGCGAACGTTGATTGCGTATGAGGATGAGGTGAAGGATTTGAAGTTGAGGGTTGAGAAGCTGGAAGCAATAGTGAATATCAACAGAAAAGAGAAGGCTGTTTATGAGGCTGCTATGAGAAAATTAGCAGAGACACGCAAGGCATTAGCCGAAGCTGAAGCCACGCATGCCTCTGCATCGAATGCAGTTGTtagcaaagaaaaagagaagagatgGCTTAAGTTTTAG